From Streptomyces sp. HUAS MG91, the proteins below share one genomic window:
- a CDS encoding serine/threonine-protein kinase, with protein sequence MRPVGSKYLLEEPLGRGATGTVWRARQRETAGAEAAVAGQPGETVAIKVLKEELANDADVVMRFLRERSVLLRLTHPNIVRTRDLVVEGELLALVMDLIDGPDLHRYLRENGPFSPVAAALLTAQVADALAASHADGVVHRDLKPANVLLKQDAGGMHPMLTDFGIARLADSPGLTRTHEFVGTPAYVAPESAEGRPQTSAVDIYGAGILLYELVTGRPPFSGGSALEVLHQHLSAEPRRPSTVPDPLWTVIERCLRKNPDERPSAENLARGLRTVAEGIGVHANSAQIAAADGVGALLMPDPDPAQVPDVPGAADPTQVLPNNASGFDQFGQVDPNAATSVMQQQGNQQGNPAGPYGAADPTAVMPPVPQNPPGAGDPDDPHPWQNQMRAARDRNEQTQVQYLDPNEDPLRRRPQRQVQQPQQQPRQQNYAPRQQRQAPRSTPQPQQPQQPRQQPQQPQHYAPPQPPPQQSRPARESRQRSANPMKIPGLGCLKGCLFMIVILFVVSWLVWEFTPLQDWIGTGRGYWDQLSTWFDDITGWIGDLGSKTGN encoded by the coding sequence GTGCGGCCGGTAGGCAGCAAGTACCTGCTCGAGGAGCCGCTCGGACGCGGCGCCACGGGCACCGTCTGGCGAGCCCGCCAGCGCGAGACCGCGGGCGCCGAGGCGGCCGTCGCCGGGCAGCCCGGCGAGACCGTTGCGATCAAGGTCCTCAAGGAGGAGCTGGCCAACGACGCGGACGTGGTGATGCGTTTCCTCAGGGAGCGCTCCGTCCTGCTCAGGCTCACGCACCCGAACATCGTGCGCACGCGCGACCTGGTCGTCGAGGGTGAACTGCTCGCCCTGGTCATGGACCTGATCGACGGCCCGGACCTGCACCGCTATCTGCGCGAGAACGGCCCGTTCTCGCCGGTCGCGGCCGCGCTGCTGACCGCCCAGGTCGCCGACGCGCTCGCCGCGAGCCACGCCGACGGCGTGGTCCACCGCGACCTGAAGCCGGCGAACGTACTGCTCAAGCAGGACGCCGGTGGCATGCACCCGATGCTCACCGACTTCGGCATCGCGCGCCTGGCCGACTCCCCGGGCCTGACCCGCACCCACGAGTTCGTGGGCACGCCCGCGTACGTCGCGCCCGAGTCCGCCGAGGGCCGCCCGCAGACCAGCGCGGTCGACATCTACGGCGCGGGCATCCTGCTGTACGAGCTGGTGACCGGGCGCCCGCCGTTCTCCGGCGGCTCCGCCCTCGAAGTGCTCCACCAGCACCTCAGCGCCGAGCCGCGCCGCCCCTCCACCGTGCCCGACCCGCTGTGGACGGTCATCGAGCGCTGCCTGCGCAAGAATCCGGACGAACGGCCGAGCGCGGAGAACCTCGCGCGCGGTCTGCGCACCGTCGCCGAGGGCATCGGCGTGCACGCCAACAGCGCGCAGATCGCCGCCGCCGACGGCGTGGGCGCCCTGCTGATGCCCGACCCGGACCCGGCGCAGGTCCCGGACGTCCCCGGCGCCGCCGATCCGACGCAGGTACTGCCGAACAACGCGTCGGGTTTCGATCAGTTCGGCCAGGTCGATCCGAACGCCGCGACCAGCGTCATGCAGCAGCAGGGCAACCAGCAGGGCAACCCGGCGGGCCCGTACGGCGCCGCCGACCCGACGGCCGTCATGCCGCCGGTCCCGCAGAACCCGCCGGGCGCCGGCGACCCCGACGACCCGCACCCGTGGCAGAACCAGATGCGCGCGGCCCGCGACCGCAACGAGCAGACGCAGGTCCAGTACCTCGACCCGAACGAGGACCCGCTGCGCCGGCGTCCGCAGCGCCAGGTCCAGCAGCCCCAGCAGCAGCCGCGCCAGCAGAACTACGCGCCCCGGCAGCAGCGCCAGGCGCCGCGCTCGACCCCGCAGCCGCAGCAGCCCCAGCAGCCCAGGCAGCAGCCGCAGCAGCCCCAGCACTACGCGCCGCCGCAGCCGCCGCCCCAGCAGTCCCGGCCCGCGCGCGAGTCGCGCCAGCGCAGCGCCAACCCGATGAAGATCCCCGGTCTCGGCTGCCTCAAGGGCTGCCTGTTCATGATCGTGATCCTCTTCGTGGTCAGCTGGCTGGTCTGGGAATTCACTCCGCTCCAGGACTGGATCGGCACCGGCAGGGGCTACTGGGACCAGCTCTCCACCTGGTTCGACGACATCACCGGCTGGATCGGCGACCTGGGGAGCAAAACCGGCAACTGA
- a CDS encoding sugar ABC transporter permease: MTGTRRTVALLFLFPALVLLGALVVYPIGYSVVRSFFNASGSSFIGFDNYQTLFTRSDTKAAINNNIWWVVLAPTVATALGLIFAVMTERIRWGTAFKLVVFMPMAISMLAAGIIFRLVYDQDPGKGAVNAVWTSVHDTFSSSSAFPKAHPRANDPLAGRAGGPYLTKQPVQAGTSYLLPLVGVAADEMPGDAKPAKAATASPGKVTGTLWQDFTLGKGAGKAKGVDSTEVGYPGMRVEAVKGGKVVASTTAAADGTFTLPAAADGAKLRLPAANFKEAYNGVDWLGDKKFFTIHLGGFDLYLNIVTTSIMVAYVWMWAGFAMVLIGAGLAGIPRELLEAARVDGATEWQVFRRVTVPLLAPVLAVVLVTLMINVLKIFDLVYIIAPGSSQDDANVLALQLYLSAFNENNEGLASAIAVLLLLLVIPVMWFNMRRLRQEARR, from the coding sequence GTGACCGGTACCCGCAGGACCGTCGCGCTCCTCTTCCTGTTCCCCGCGCTCGTGCTGCTCGGCGCGCTCGTCGTCTACCCGATCGGGTACTCGGTCGTGCGCAGCTTCTTCAACGCCTCGGGCAGCTCGTTCATCGGGTTCGACAACTACCAGACCCTGTTCACCCGTTCCGACACCAAGGCCGCGATCAACAACAACATCTGGTGGGTGGTACTCGCCCCGACGGTCGCCACCGCACTCGGCCTGATCTTCGCCGTGATGACCGAGCGGATCCGCTGGGGCACGGCGTTCAAGCTGGTCGTCTTCATGCCGATGGCGATCTCGATGCTGGCCGCGGGCATCATCTTCCGGCTGGTGTACGACCAGGATCCGGGCAAGGGCGCGGTGAACGCGGTGTGGACCTCGGTCCACGACACGTTCAGCTCGTCGTCCGCGTTCCCCAAGGCCCATCCGCGCGCGAACGATCCACTCGCGGGCAGGGCGGGCGGACCGTACCTGACCAAACAGCCGGTGCAGGCGGGCACGTCCTATCTGCTGCCGCTGGTCGGGGTCGCCGCCGACGAGATGCCGGGCGACGCGAAACCGGCGAAGGCGGCAACCGCCTCGCCGGGGAAGGTCACCGGCACGCTCTGGCAGGACTTCACGCTCGGCAAGGGCGCGGGCAAGGCCAAGGGCGTCGACTCCACCGAGGTCGGCTACCCCGGCATGCGGGTCGAGGCCGTGAAGGGCGGCAAGGTGGTGGCGTCCACGACGGCCGCCGCCGACGGCACCTTCACCCTGCCCGCGGCCGCCGACGGGGCGAAACTCCGGCTGCCCGCCGCGAACTTCAAGGAGGCGTACAACGGCGTCGACTGGCTCGGCGACAAGAAGTTCTTCACCATCCATCTGGGCGGCTTCGACCTGTACCTCAACATCGTGACGACCTCGATCATGGTCGCGTACGTGTGGATGTGGGCGGGCTTCGCGATGGTCCTCATCGGCGCCGGACTCGCCGGGATCCCACGGGAGTTGCTGGAAGCGGCCCGGGTGGACGGGGCCACCGAGTGGCAGGTGTTCCGGAGGGTCACGGTGCCGCTGCTCGCGCCGGTGCTCGCGGTCGTCCTCGTCACCCTCATGATCAACGTCCTGAAGATCTTCGACCTCGTCTACATCATCGCGCCGGGCTCCAGCCAGGACGACGCCAACGTCCTGGCGCTGCAGCTGTACCTGTCTGCGTTCAACGAGAACAACGAGGGCCTGGCCAGCGCCATCGCGGTGCTCCTGCTGCTCCTCGTGATCCCGGTGATGTGGTTCAACATGCGGCGACTGAGGCAGGAGGCGCGGCGATGA
- a CDS encoding serine/threonine-protein kinase — translation MARKIGSRYTAHQILGRGSAGTVWLGEGPDGPVAIKLLREDLASDQELVGRFVQERTALLSLDHARVVGVHDLVVDGNDLALVMDLVRGTDLRTRLERERRLAPEAAVAIAADVADALAAAHAAGIVHRDVKPENILLDMQGPLGPGGAHPALLTDFGVAKLIDTPRRTKATKIIGTPDYLAPEIVEGLPPRAAVDIYALATVLYELLAGFTPFGGGHPGAILRRHVTETVVPLPGVPDELWQLLIQCLAKAPASRLRASEMAARLRELQPFLVGMAPLDVDEPDAEQDAEEPQAPEEEPVAVERPRRGAVPLVPGKASADSNRDTHTSMRVPAPDELAGGARGTARAPRASGAPRPGSARNRPSARRRRVTLGVAGVVLAAVVGGGIWALSSGADDSPPPDNHNSAPSTP, via the coding sequence TTGGCACGGAAAATCGGCAGCCGGTACACCGCCCACCAGATCCTGGGTCGCGGCAGTGCGGGCACCGTGTGGCTGGGCGAGGGACCCGACGGTCCTGTCGCCATCAAACTGCTGCGCGAGGATCTCGCGTCCGACCAGGAGCTGGTCGGACGCTTCGTCCAGGAGCGCACCGCCCTGCTGAGCCTCGACCACGCGCGCGTGGTCGGCGTTCACGACCTGGTCGTCGACGGCAACGACCTCGCCCTGGTCATGGACCTCGTCCGCGGCACCGACCTGCGCACCCGCCTGGAGCGGGAGCGGCGCCTCGCCCCCGAGGCCGCCGTCGCCATCGCCGCCGACGTCGCCGACGCGCTGGCCGCCGCGCACGCCGCCGGCATCGTGCACCGCGACGTGAAGCCCGAGAACATCCTGCTCGACATGCAGGGCCCGCTCGGCCCCGGCGGCGCGCACCCCGCGCTGCTCACCGACTTCGGCGTCGCCAAGCTGATCGACACCCCGCGCCGCACCAAGGCGACGAAGATCATCGGGACTCCGGACTATCTCGCCCCCGAGATCGTCGAGGGCCTGCCGCCGCGCGCCGCGGTCGACATATACGCCCTGGCCACGGTCCTGTACGAGCTTCTGGCGGGCTTCACGCCCTTCGGCGGCGGGCATCCCGGGGCGATCCTGCGCCGGCACGTCACGGAGACGGTGGTGCCGCTGCCCGGCGTCCCCGACGAGCTGTGGCAGCTGCTCATCCAGTGCCTCGCCAAGGCGCCGGCCTCCCGGCTGCGGGCCTCGGAGATGGCCGCCAGGCTGCGTGAGCTCCAGCCGTTCCTGGTCGGAATGGCGCCGCTCGACGTCGACGAGCCCGACGCCGAGCAGGACGCCGAGGAGCCGCAGGCGCCGGAGGAGGAGCCGGTGGCGGTGGAGCGGCCCCGGCGCGGGGCCGTGCCGCTCGTTCCCGGTAAGGCCTCGGCCGACTCCAACCGCGACACCCATACGTCGATGAGGGTTCCGGCGCCGGACGAGCTGGCCGGCGGGGCCCGCGGCACGGCCCGCGCGCCCCGCGCCTCGGGTGCGCCCCGCCCCGGCTCGGCCCGCAACCGTCCCTCCGCGCGACGGCGCCGGGTCACTCTGGGGGTGGCCGGGGTCGTGCTGGCCGCCGTGGTCGGGGGCGGCATCTGGGCCCTCTCCTCCGGAGCCGACGACTCCCCGCCCCCGGACAACCACAACTCGGCCCCGTCAACCCCGTAG
- a CDS encoding ABC transporter substrate-binding protein, whose amino-acid sequence MRSTLRTPTFRRAAVALAVGSLALALTSCGGDDNSDKPSGKDSSRSPASSLRLPKLDGKTLEIAAVWTGDEQKNFKQVLAEFEKRTGAKVTFVPAQDPIINFIGSKVAGGSPPDVAMLPQPGAIKQAVAKKWAKPLDKDVQAELAKNYSQGWQDLGKVDGKNYGAYYKAANKSLIWYNSAVFQNAAAKEPKTWKEFLTTCQAIYDSGVTPVSVGGADGWPLTDWFENIYLSQAGPEKYDQLAAHKIKWTDPSVKQALTTLAQLWGKSDYLAGGNKGAVGTEFTKSVEQTFTGGDQPKGAMVYEGDFVQVNIQQTKAKVGTDAKVFPFPAVGDQAPVVSGGDAAVIFKDSPAAQALVKFLASPDAATIQAKLGGYLSPNKNVDLSAYPNDVQRTIAKALVDSGDSFRFDMSDQTPQAFGGTPGKGEWKALQDFLTNPKDIEGTQKTLEADAVKAYKD is encoded by the coding sequence ATGCGCAGCACACTTCGGACACCCACCTTTCGCCGAGCAGCCGTGGCCCTGGCCGTGGGCTCATTGGCCCTCGCGCTCACCTCCTGCGGGGGCGACGACAACAGCGACAAGCCGAGCGGGAAGGACTCGTCGAGATCCCCCGCCTCCTCCCTCCGACTGCCGAAGCTGGACGGCAAGACGCTGGAGATCGCCGCCGTGTGGACCGGTGACGAGCAGAAGAACTTCAAGCAGGTGCTCGCGGAGTTCGAGAAACGGACGGGCGCGAAGGTCACGTTCGTCCCTGCGCAGGACCCGATCATCAACTTCATCGGGTCGAAGGTCGCGGGCGGCTCCCCGCCCGACGTGGCGATGCTGCCGCAGCCCGGCGCCATCAAGCAGGCCGTCGCCAAGAAGTGGGCGAAGCCGCTCGACAAGGACGTGCAGGCCGAGCTGGCCAAGAACTACAGCCAGGGCTGGCAGGACCTCGGCAAGGTCGACGGCAAGAACTACGGCGCCTACTACAAGGCCGCCAACAAGTCGCTGATCTGGTACAACTCGGCGGTCTTCCAGAACGCGGCGGCGAAGGAGCCGAAGACCTGGAAGGAGTTCCTGACCACCTGCCAGGCGATCTACGACTCCGGGGTGACGCCGGTGTCGGTCGGCGGCGCCGACGGCTGGCCGCTCACCGACTGGTTCGAGAACATCTACCTCTCGCAGGCGGGCCCGGAGAAGTACGACCAGCTCGCCGCGCACAAGATCAAGTGGACGGACCCGTCGGTCAAGCAGGCCCTGACGACACTGGCCCAGCTGTGGGGCAAGAGCGACTACCTCGCGGGCGGCAACAAGGGCGCCGTGGGCACCGAGTTCACCAAGTCCGTCGAGCAGACCTTCACCGGCGGCGACCAGCCCAAGGGCGCGATGGTCTACGAGGGCGACTTCGTGCAGGTCAACATCCAGCAGACCAAGGCGAAGGTCGGCACCGACGCGAAGGTGTTCCCGTTCCCCGCGGTCGGCGACCAGGCGCCCGTGGTCAGCGGCGGCGACGCGGCGGTGATCTTCAAGGACTCGCCGGCGGCGCAGGCCCTGGTGAAGTTCCTGGCCTCCCCCGACGCGGCCACCATCCAGGCCAAGCTGGGCGGTTACCTCTCGCCGAACAAGAACGTGGACCTGTCCGCGTACCCGAACGACGTGCAGCGCACGATCGCCAAGGCGCTCGTCGACTCCGGCGACAGCTTCCGCTTCGACATGTCGGACCAGACCCCGCAGGCGTTCGGCGGCACGCCCGGCAAGGGCGAGTGGAAGGCGCTGCAGGACTTCCTGACGAACCCGAAGGACATCGAAGGCACCCAGAAGACGCTGGAGGCCGACGCGGTCAAGGCGTACAAGGACTGA
- a CDS encoding LPXTG cell wall anchor domain-containing protein, whose product MTKKTRIRVARIAAGTVIAAGASLTAAGAASAADVNIGILGIGANVHAGSDGVGANVGPEEDPCPVGICNTTGTTTGDPGTTGTTTGDPGTTGTTTGDPGTTGTTTGDPGTTGTTTGDPGTTGTTTGDPGTTGTTTGDPGTTGTTTGGPSSGGNGNSGGNGNSGGNGNSGGNGSSGGNGNSGGSSSTGGSSSTGGDNTNPDGNNNPVEQGQGKDSLQDTGSDTTEQAGAAKSGELAETGSSGTTFLLIGAATMIAGGVGFRLLPRMANGRNTAV is encoded by the coding sequence ATGACCAAGAAGACGCGGATCCGTGTCGCACGGATAGCCGCAGGTACGGTGATCGCCGCCGGCGCGTCGCTGACCGCCGCGGGTGCCGCTTCCGCCGCCGACGTGAACATCGGCATTCTCGGTATCGGTGCCAACGTGCACGCCGGATCCGACGGCGTCGGTGCCAATGTCGGTCCCGAAGAGGACCCCTGCCCCGTTGGTATCTGCAACACCACGGGCACCACGACCGGTGACCCGGGTACGACGGGCACCACGACCGGTGACCCGGGTACGACGGGCACCACGACCGGTGACCCCGGCACCACGGGCACCACGACGGGTGACCCGGGTACGACCGGCACCACGACCGGTGACCCGGGTACGACGGGCACCACGACGGGTGACCCGGGTACGACCGGCACCACGACCGGTGACCCGGGCACCACGGGCACCACGACCGGTGGCCCGAGCAGCGGCGGCAACGGCAACTCGGGTGGCAACGGCAACTCGGGCGGCAACGGCAACTCGGGTGGCAATGGCTCCTCGGGCGGCAACGGCAACTCCGGCGGTTCCTCCTCCACGGGCGGCTCCTCGTCCACCGGTGGCGACAACACCAACCCCGACGGCAACAACAACCCCGTCGAGCAGGGTCAGGGCAAGGACAGCCTCCAGGACACCGGCTCCGACACCACGGAGCAGGCCGGGGCCGCCAAGAGCGGCGAGCTGGCCGAGACCGGTTCCTCCGGCACCACGTTCCTGCTGATCGGCGCCGCGACCATGATCGCGGGCGGTGTGGGCTTCCGTCTGCTGCCGCGCATGGCGAACGGTCGCAACACCGCTGTGTGA
- a CDS encoding FHA domain-containing protein, with the protein MQIRLTVMASVEAAASPARDLLVTAPAGTALAAVLSGLVAAAAGGDAPSSVLYAGHERLDPQRCLLGEPPLTDGAVLSLGGPTDPGPDPDSAAAQLHVVAGPDAGGVHLLHGGQIRIGRSADADVSLDDPDVSRLHCAVTLTPDGQVTVADLGSTNGTTLEGRPLDERPVRLSPGTLLRLGESALRVTPAGDTARTAPLATAPDGEGQVRVALGAAAPRRPAATGVPSPGSPPSPLSPPSQVSPGVPSDETRHAYGDASWGAAGDSAPGGAQPVVPGQAAAPDMERTRTGTPPRGTELPRGGRKRGGLGRLLRRGPGRDERYPRDTEGVTEFEDAEHAIHEPYPMRAPQQPGVPAPRTGSGAAPAAPAPAETWPDAATLLLTALGPGPRLWERGQGHPEALAVRLGTVDRPGPGGAGLLPAVPVTVGLAEAGALGLAGPRARLAGLARAVVAQLAALHAPDRLEIVLISTDRARPEAERIAEWSWLGWLPHVRPAHGQDCRLLLAYDREQAAARTGELLRRLDDHAAGLRPDAAAVVVVDGDPGSATLREATVRLAAEGAAAGIHVVCLAETPATTPASPVDRTFEAACEQSPAFRACGAVALLSGDVATSLRLHRAAQGQPVGHGTVATVDAVSLAWAERFARALAPLRSQGAGAPGAPHARVSAPLPQASRLLDELGLARATPASLMARWAAATDDPDALGGRVVAVLGAGPRGPVGVDLAADGPHLLVEGPAGSGRTELLRSVAASLAAAERPDRLSLVLIDGEVGTGGSGGASDGLRVCTDLPHVTTHLAANDPVRMREFAQSLSTELKRRAELIGRTHFTEWHTQRTVAGHLVSQRSAPASGAGTDAGDLDTAPSSTMPTMRLRPGAAREKAEAAPPLPRLVVVVDDLDALLSPPLGSPGRPAAGSVVRALEAVARDGERLGVHLVAAFASGGAAGWVARPRVVLDAVRGAGPDDPAPGRGRLFAADGRDIGLQSGRVTGRIPRTATLRPTVVVLDWARMGDPPDRRPVRELGNGPTDLALLASALERAARSVSAQEVPSLL; encoded by the coding sequence ATGCAGATCCGGCTTACCGTCATGGCCTCCGTCGAGGCCGCAGCATCCCCGGCCCGCGACCTTCTGGTCACCGCGCCCGCGGGCACCGCGCTCGCCGCGGTCCTCTCCGGGCTCGTCGCGGCCGCCGCGGGCGGCGACGCCCCCTCCTCCGTGCTGTACGCGGGCCACGAGCGGCTCGATCCCCAGCGCTGCCTGCTGGGCGAGCCGCCGCTGACCGACGGCGCGGTGCTCTCGCTCGGCGGCCCCACCGACCCCGGCCCCGACCCCGACTCGGCGGCGGCCCAGCTCCACGTGGTGGCGGGGCCGGACGCGGGCGGCGTCCACCTGCTGCACGGCGGCCAGATCCGCATCGGCCGCTCCGCGGACGCCGACGTCAGCCTGGACGACCCGGACGTGTCGCGGCTGCACTGCGCGGTGACGCTCACCCCCGACGGCCAGGTCACGGTGGCGGACCTGGGATCGACGAACGGGACGACGCTGGAGGGCCGCCCCCTGGACGAGCGCCCCGTGCGCCTCTCCCCCGGCACGCTGCTGCGCCTGGGCGAATCGGCGCTGCGGGTCACACCGGCGGGCGACACGGCCCGCACGGCGCCGCTGGCGACCGCGCCCGACGGCGAGGGTCAGGTGCGGGTGGCGCTCGGCGCGGCGGCCCCCCGGCGGCCCGCCGCCACCGGCGTCCCGTCCCCCGGCTCGCCTCCCTCCCCGCTGTCCCCGCCGTCCCAGGTGTCCCCGGGCGTGCCTTCCGACGAGACGCGGCACGCGTACGGGGACGCGTCCTGGGGCGCCGCCGGTGACAGCGCGCCCGGGGGCGCGCAGCCCGTCGTGCCGGGGCAGGCCGCGGCGCCCGACATGGAGCGCACCCGCACCGGCACGCCACCGCGCGGTACGGAGCTGCCGCGCGGCGGGCGCAAGCGGGGCGGCCTGGGGCGGCTGCTGCGGCGCGGCCCCGGACGCGACGAGCGGTACCCGAGGGACACCGAGGGCGTCACGGAGTTCGAGGACGCCGAGCACGCCATCCACGAGCCGTACCCGATGCGCGCCCCGCAGCAGCCCGGCGTGCCCGCTCCCCGTACGGGTTCCGGAGCCGCGCCCGCGGCGCCCGCCCCCGCCGAGACCTGGCCCGACGCCGCCACGCTGCTGCTCACCGCGCTCGGCCCCGGGCCGCGACTGTGGGAGCGCGGCCAAGGGCACCCGGAGGCGCTGGCCGTGCGGCTCGGCACCGTCGACCGGCCGGGGCCCGGCGGCGCCGGACTGCTGCCCGCCGTCCCGGTCACCGTGGGACTCGCCGAGGCGGGCGCGCTCGGCCTCGCCGGACCGCGCGCGCGGCTCGCCGGTCTGGCCCGCGCGGTCGTGGCCCAGCTCGCCGCGCTGCACGCCCCGGACCGGCTGGAGATCGTACTGATCAGCACCGACCGGGCGCGGCCCGAGGCGGAGCGGATCGCGGAGTGGTCCTGGCTCGGCTGGCTGCCGCACGTGCGCCCGGCCCACGGGCAGGACTGCCGGCTGCTGCTCGCGTACGACCGGGAGCAGGCGGCCGCCCGCACCGGAGAGCTGCTGCGCCGCCTGGACGACCATGCCGCGGGCCTGCGCCCGGACGCCGCCGCCGTGGTCGTCGTCGACGGCGACCCGGGATCGGCGACGCTGCGGGAGGCCACCGTGCGGCTCGCCGCCGAGGGGGCCGCGGCCGGGATCCACGTGGTGTGCCTGGCCGAGACGCCGGCCACCACCCCGGCGTCCCCGGTCGACCGGACCTTCGAGGCGGCCTGTGAGCAGAGCCCGGCCTTCCGCGCGTGCGGCGCCGTGGCGCTGCTCAGCGGGGACGTGGCGACCTCGCTGCGGCTGCACCGGGCCGCGCAGGGGCAGCCCGTCGGGCACGGCACCGTCGCCACGGTGGACGCGGTGTCGCTCGCGTGGGCGGAGCGGTTCGCGCGGGCGCTCGCACCGTTGCGCTCGCAGGGCGCGGGCGCCCCGGGAGCGCCGCACGCGCGCGTGTCGGCGCCCTTGCCGCAGGCCTCCCGTCTCCTGGACGAGCTCGGGCTCGCCCGGGCCACCCCGGCGTCGCTGATGGCGCGCTGGGCGGCGGCCACGGACGATCCCGACGCCCTGGGCGGCCGCGTCGTGGCGGTGCTCGGCGCCGGGCCGCGCGGCCCGGTCGGGGTCGATCTCGCCGCGGACGGTCCGCATCTGCTGGTCGAGGGGCCCGCGGGCAGTGGCCGTACGGAGCTGCTGCGCTCGGTCGCCGCGTCGCTCGCCGCCGCCGAGCGGCCGGACCGGCTCAGCCTCGTCCTCATCGACGGGGAGGTCGGCACCGGCGGATCGGGCGGGGCCTCGGACGGGTTGCGGGTGTGCACCGACCTGCCGCACGTCACGACCCATCTTGCGGCCAACGACCCGGTGCGGATGCGGGAGTTCGCCCAGTCGCTGAGCACCGAGCTGAAGCGCCGGGCCGAGTTGATAGGGCGTACGCACTTCACCGAGTGGCACACCCAGCGCACCGTCGCCGGGCACCTCGTGTCCCAGCGCAGCGCGCCCGCCTCCGGCGCCGGGACCGATGCCGGGGATCTCGACACCGCGCCGAGTTCCACGATGCCCACGATGCGGCTGCGGCCCGGCGCGGCGCGGGAGAAGGCCGAGGCGGCGCCGCCGCTGCCGCGGCTCGTGGTGGTCGTCGACGATCTGGACGCGCTGCTGTCGCCGCCGCTGGGGTCGCCGGGGCGGCCCGCCGCGGGGTCCGTGGTGCGGGCGCTCGAGGCCGTGGCGCGGGACGGGGAGCGGCTCGGGGTGCATCTCGTCGCGGCGTTCGCCTCCGGCGGGGCCGCGGGGTGGGTGGCCCGGCCGCGGGTGGTGCTCGATGCCGTGCGGGGTGCTGGGCCAGATGATCCGGCGCCGGGGCGCGGACGGTTGTTCGCCGCCGACGGGCGGGACATCGGGTTGCAGTCCGGGCGGGTCACCGGGCGCATTCCGCGCACGGCTACTCTCCGGCCCACCGTGGTCGTCCTGGACTGGGCCCGCATGGGTGACCCGCCGGACCGGCGGCCGGTCCGCGAGTTGGGGAACGGGCCGACGGACCTGGCCCTCCTGGCCAGCGCCCTGGAGCGCGCCGCCCGTTCCGTCTCCGCCCAGGAAGTCCCGTCGCTGCTGTAG
- the prfB gene encoding peptide chain release factor 2 — MAVVDVSEELKSLSSTMESIEAVLDLDKLRADIAVLEEQAAAPSLWDDPEEAQKITSKLSHLQAEVRKAEGLRGRIDDLSVLFEMAEEEDDPDTRAEAESELASVKKALDEMEVRTLLSGEYDSREAIVNIRAEAGGVDAADFAEQLQRMYLRWAERHGYKTEIYETSYAEEAGIKSTSFSVQVPYAYGTLSVEQGTHRLVRISPFDNQGRRQTSFAGVEVLPVVEQTDHVEIDESDLRIDVYRSSGPGGQGVNTTDSAVRLTHIPTGIVVSCQNERSQIQNKATAMNVLQAKLLERQRQEERAKMDALKGDGGSSWGNQMRSYVLHPYQMVKDLRTEFEVGNPQSVLDGEIDGFIEAGIRWRKQQEK; from the coding sequence GTGGCAGTCGTCGATGTATCCGAAGAGCTGAAGTCCCTCTCCTCGACCATGGAGTCGATCGAGGCCGTCCTGGACCTCGACAAGCTGAGGGCAGATATCGCCGTGCTCGAGGAGCAGGCGGCCGCGCCGTCCCTGTGGGACGACCCGGAAGAGGCGCAGAAGATCACCAGCAAGCTGAGCCACCTCCAGGCGGAGGTGCGCAAGGCCGAGGGCCTGCGCGGTCGCATCGACGACCTCTCGGTGCTCTTCGAGATGGCCGAGGAGGAGGACGACCCGGACACCCGCGCCGAGGCGGAGTCCGAGCTGGCCTCCGTGAAGAAGGCGCTGGACGAGATGGAGGTCCGTACCCTCCTGTCCGGCGAGTACGACTCCCGCGAGGCGATCGTCAACATCCGCGCCGAGGCCGGCGGCGTCGACGCGGCCGACTTCGCCGAGCAGTTGCAGCGCATGTACCTGCGCTGGGCGGAGCGCCACGGCTACAAGACGGAGATCTACGAGACCTCGTACGCGGAAGAGGCCGGCATCAAGTCGACCAGCTTCTCGGTCCAAGTCCCGTACGCCTACGGCACGCTCTCCGTCGAGCAGGGCACGCACCGCCTGGTCCGCATCTCCCCGTTCGACAACCAGGGCCGCCGCCAGACGTCCTTCGCCGGCGTCGAGGTGCTGCCGGTGGTCGAGCAGACCGACCATGTCGAGATCGACGAGTCGGACCTGCGCATCGACGTCTACCGTTCCTCCGGCCCGGGCGGCCAGGGCGTCAACACGACGGACTCCGCGGTCCGCCTGACGCACATCCCCACCGGCATCGTGGTCTCCTGCCAGAACGAGCGCTCGCAGATCCAGAACAAGGCCACGGCCATGAACGTTCTGCAGGCGAAGCTCCTTGAGCGTCAGCGCCAGGAGGAGCGGGCCAAGATGGACGCCCTGAAGGGCGACGGCGGCAGTTCCTGGGGCAACCAGATGCGGTCCTACGTCCTGCACCCGTACCAGATGGTCAAGGACCTCCGTACGGAGTTCGAGGTCGGTAACCCGCAGTCCGTGCTCGACGGCGAGATCGACGGCTTCATCGAGGCCGGCATTCGCTGGCGCAAGCAGCAGGAGAAGTAA